CCTCCCGGAACAAAATCCAGCGCCGTTTTGTGCGACATAAAGACGAATTATTTGAAGATTGGGCTTAAGGGTCAGCCACCAATTATCGACGGGGAGCTATATAAGGCGGTGATAGTTAACGAAAGTTTTTGGAGTTTGGAAGATCGGAGGGAAATTTCTGTTCAGATGAGCAAGAGAGATCAGACAGAGTGGTGGAAGTCTTTGTTGAAGGGCCGTCTGGAGATTGATACCCAGAAAGTGGAGCCGACCAAGTTGTCTGACTTGGACATTGAAACTCGTACTGCCGTGGGGAAGATGGTGTTCGATCTGAGACAAAAACAGTTGGGACGTCCGACCAGCGATGAGATCCAAAAGTAAGAGCTGCAGAAGCAATTCATGGCTCAGAATCCAACCATGATGGACTTCTCCAATATGGGTTTTTGAGGTTGGAAATATTTGGTTGCTGTTTTTATCGCTTAGTCTCGGATCCTGTTGAGCTACATCATGCAATGTCATGGATGTTTTTGCTATATTTTACCATATATTCAATTTTTGATTCACAATAgtaaatcttcaatttttagcaatattttactatatatattcaagttTTGGATCAGCACCAATATACTTCTTATTAGTGTGTACAAGCAATAACTGTTAACCGCAATATACTTCTTATTAGTGTGTACAAGCGGTgaccgctaaccgcaactgccAAAGACGAgccgttaggcggttagcggttattcaaacaAATAATCGGccgttttataattttttttttaattttatatatatatatatggtcttttaggctttttgaagtGTTTTGAGCCTCTTTGTGCCTATTTTTTAGGCTTATTTATAGTTTTTGATCAAAGTGTTCaaaaaacacaatgaatatgatgaaactTATCCCAAACTCGTATTTAAAACGATACCGTTTTGAAGTTTAACACCAAAATTGCGTCTTTTTAATGttctatttttaatataaaatataaaaatttatatttatattattatatataagggtagaTGGTTAACAGTTATTAACCGTTTTTTCCTACTCCTAAAATTACTAACCACTCTGCCCTAAGCGGTTAGTGATTTTTTATAACCACCTAGCGAAGTGGTTATATGGTTAGCGTGTAGCGGTTAAAAGTGGTTAGTGGTTGCGGTGCGCGCGGTTATAACCACCCTAGCTGTTTGTACACCCCTAACTCTTATTATGCTCATATACAACTAGATTGATATGCTATAAACTGATTTTCactatcatatgattcataccATTTTAATTATGTGATAGTTATATAGCaatttattaaatagcattactctaataaaaaatacaagagtaCTTAATAGTGTGTATTGAACAGGTCAGTAAACAAGAACATCGCTCGCATCCATGTTGTTCCACAAATCCTATCCTAAGCAATTGTCTCTATTTGTTCCTCATAATTTGCACGGACATGTCATAGTCCTAAGTTCCTAACATACAATTCTTGAATAGAGAAATTGAATTCTGAACTTAccccaacaatatatatatatatatatatatatatatatatatatggattgtggatttcatttcaatttcattctCAACTCAAGTATGGATTTCAATTAAGAATTATGTTCCAAGAATTGAGAATATGCAACTTTATATTTCCCGCCATGCATGCGGAGTTTAACTTatattaaatagaaaaagagttcattaaattagaaagaaaagagagaagaaacccTACTTTGATCatatgaattttcaaaactaacaataataaaagTACAACTTTTTACAAGAAGAAAGGACTAAGCTGATAAATTTTGCATGCTAACTGTGGATCCGTCTAtttcatcaaaagaaaaaagaaagattcatGCTATTTATCCATCTTTTCCTTCtgtcataataaataaataaacatgaaaTATTAAGAGGATTCAATCAAACAAGATTCTGCTGCTATGACAATTAAATAGATAAACTTGACAGCACCTACACAGGTTAACATCAGATACACAGATTTAAGGAATAAACTCTTTACAATAGCAAACATGCAACTTTTCAAAGAAGTCATTGATTAACAAAAGAGCCTTTTGTTTAGAGTCAACTGGCCAAACCTTGGATGCAGTATACAAAAACCATCAGGAGGTAACATTTGGTAATGACCCAAAACAAGGAAAGGTGCCCAAAATAACAACCTCAGACCAAAAACTGGTTATTCTAAGGTTCCAAAGTATCCAAGTATCTAACATTGAACAAATTCAGCAGCTTTCCTCAGACGAAGAGTAAAAATCCGACCCCAGGTCACTATTTTCTTCCACCAAAAAGAGAGGTTTTACTTCTTCTCGAAGTTCAAATTTTGCACACCTGTAAAGTTGTGTTAAAAGAACATAAGAGGGCCTGATCCTCTGTAAAAAAAgctaaaacaaacaaattattcTTTAACAGATTAGTTTAAGAGCACTGATCCTCTTTGAAGATCAAGGCCCTTCTTAGTAGGCTGGAAGTAAACCCATCCTCCTAGTAGGTTTGTAGGGCACAAGAACAAGTAGTTGTTGTCTCCATTGAGAGTTAGGTGCAAGGAGCCAACTTAGCTCTGCACAAACCAATCAttacaaaaaaggaaaatggacCATTAATACCTACTAAATGGTATCTGCAACTTATTTGTCTGGGATTGTTAACACCTAAAATTTGCATGTTAGATGTGACAGCAACAATGTCACCATGTGGACAATAGATGAGGCAATTGCATGTACAGATTGATCATAAATCCTCATTTGAATCAATTCATGAAGCCAACCTTTTTCCCAGATGAAACCAGCAGTCCATTTTGCCTGATTATTTTTTCTCGATTTTCAACCATGACCTAGAGTCAGTTTAATCCTAGTGGTTCAGACTGATGGACTGATGGTGGAGAGGGAGTTCACCCTGAACTAAGAGAGAGCACAAAAGTAGATGTGAGAGTTTCAGAGTGAAAGAAAAACTGAAGATGAGAGTTTAGAGAAGGAAATTGCAAGAAAGAATATTGAATTCAACTGGTGATGCTGAACTTAAAGCAATTAGGATCGTTGTTCTTGAGAATCTAGGAGTCCTAGCTTGTGAGAACTCAAATTCAAAAAAGGAAAGCTTTAATGGCTGACACATGTTCCAAGCATAAGTTGAGCAAGCTCCATTGTGCCAAAGGTCCAAAACTCTACCAACAACTATGGTGTACCACTTTTCCAACCTTGCCCTACTCCATCAACATCTTACTATTTGACCTCCATCAGCTGCTTTGCTAATTCCTACCGAGTACCCAAACCTATCTTTCCCATGTCTCCACAGTAACCTCCACCAATGCAACAATGTTCCTGAACCCTCTGTCATTAATCAACTGATTTTTCATTTCCAGCTTACGGGTAACTTCTACTAAGCATTTTGATTTATAATTCTCAAAAAGTATAAAGATAAAATCCTCTTCACTGaggcaaaaaagaaattttgtgagaGCTACTCCACCCTCACACAATCATGATAACTTCACACCCCACAAGCACTTAGTTTACCTTTATAAAGTCAACTTTCCTGTCAATGCTACGAAGTTGAAAAATgcatattatataattatagaTGCAATTTTTAAGCCAAGAAAGTATAATGAGACAGAAAAGCAACAGTTGGTTTTATTGCATACAAAATCAGAAAACAAAATGCACCTTAAAGTTTACTATGTCATGTAATTATGATCTTGAATAGTGCATGGTAACTTCATTCAATAAATCGATCAGGGGTTAAAGTAGATATGTTATGCAGAACAGCAAATTTACCTTGATTTGACATTCAGCACCTCTACATTGTCTCCCATCACAGCATCCTTGAACGAACTGAAGCTTGGAATACAAACAGCAACCTCAAAGTTTGATTCACTTCCACGAACCTTAAAATACTTATGTTCTTTTCTTGATGGGTCATAATAAAGCAGGCAGTTGCGAGCATGGTACATCAGTATTGCTCCATTCTTAAACTTTCTCAATGGATGATATAAACCTTGAGGCCATCGTTGTTCATTCTCAGTATCAATAGAAAACACTTTAGTCCAAGATTCTGGGACACCATTCTCCTTCATCACCCATATGCGAATAAGGCCAAACTCAGAAGCATCACATATGCAGAGATGACCATTTAAAACACCCATGCTTACGAGATCTATGTTCTTGTGACCAAAACTGTTATATTTATATGGGGGAGCTGGAATTAATTGGAATTGCTCGTTATAAACGTCAAAAGAAACAATTTTGGAATCCGCCTTcctgaaatcaggacgaaaccAATGAACTGCTCCATTCAGGTAGGTCGGAAATTTTACTCCATATAGCATGAAGGTAGTGGATTCCACCCTTCTCCACGATCTAGTCCCAAGCGTGTGTATCTCAGCCACCTTATCTTCATACTCTTTCCTGCCACTAACGGGATCACAAATCTGTTGAGTGAAAATTCTTATCACCTTATATTGTTTAGTTCTTGGACTAAAGCCCATAACAGAATCAATCTTCTCTCTAGGTTTCTCAGCTTTGCTTGCTTCTGGAAGTTTGATAAATTCTCCAGTCATTGGATTGCATACAACAACAGggttattttgttttggttcaGACAAGCAAAGCAACCCTTCACACATGTTCACTATGCCAAACTTGTGGTCTTTGAGGTCTTTTGAGGCAATGAAACACTTCCTTCTCACTCCCCCTTTAGGATTAAGCTTCTCACTGGCATCATCTTTGCTGTTGAGTACCATCTTGGCATCACGTAATGGAAGCTTAACTTTGGTGTCAAGTTTCACGTTTACATGAAGGTCACACTGAGGGCAACCAGCATCACAAAAGGAACACCCCAAATCAAAATTGTCATGTTCAAGATCAACAAGGTGGATGGTTCTTGAAACAAGTTTAGGATCATTGGTTCGAATCATGAGACACGCACGTGCTTTTCTAGAGTACAACTTAGCAAATTGGGAACTGGATATATGCCTGCGCCAAGGTTTGCATACGCACCTGCAAATGAGAATTGTCTTCATGGGAAATTGAAGCAGAATTGTGAGAAACATGGGTTCTGGGAGATCTTCCCAGCCTCGAATTTCTTCATTGGCAACTTCTAGTGCTTCATTGTCGCCATTTTGGGCATCAGAGGCTGTtgaagttctttttcttttcatggcTATTACATACCAACATAGGTTGGAGGTAAGTAGGGAGCAAATTACACTATGAGTTTTTATATTGACAGTTTTAATTGATTATCCACCCAAATATAGACTAAAGCATTAATCAACAACCTTAACTCAAACTAAATTCCCTCACCCATTTGTTTCCGTTTTCTATTGGAAAGTGTTTTCATATGAAGTGAGTAGTAGTTACAAGGAAGAGAAAGACGGCGAAGAAGAGCTGAAAAAgagtttgaaaataaaagacctTAAGAGTGAAATTGAGATCAAGTACAACTGCCTGTCTAATTTGCAATTGTGCTAGAGCAAGTAGGCCctataaaatacaataaaaaagaaaaaaagacaaaaaagaaaagagaaactcAGAGCCCCAGTGACCAAGttccaagttttctttttctctgatACATtatctcagcaaccaaacagaacatACAAGTACGTTTAGAAAACAACGAAAAAAATTGACCTATTTACTAGCTACTTTCCCCTCTTTCCacccacccctttttttttcctgccgaaaaggaaattaatttcAAGTGCATTTAGAAAACAATAGCGTTAGACATTTTCATTGCCTTCTCTTTCAACTTCAAAACATCAAAGATATTTGAGAAAAAACGGAACTAAAAAACTGGGGTTtagtattatattattatcttaaaGTGCAGTCTTCAGCTGATTTTAACATCCCCATGGCCATAATAATACAAAAGAATTAGATGGGCCAAAAACATTGCTTTATTACAACCATGCATGattcacaaataaaaaataattttatttatttattattattattattattattattttttatgtaagtAACTGTAAAGGTGTGAAattctgaatatatatatatgtatagagagagagagagagagagatgtaatAACAAATGGGTTGagataaaataagagaaaaatacctGAGTGAGAAATCTGtcacagagaaagagagaggccgAAAACGATGGGTTAGCTTTTGGGCAGCGATTGCAAGAGATAAGCAGAAAAGTTGGGCGGGAAACTAAGGCGCCAACTAGTACTtgcctccaaaaaaaaaaaaaaaacgcccGAAGGAgtaattaaaaagttttttattgggttttaaaacttattgttgataaaaatttaatagtagtttatcttaaatttaatgataattttaaaatttacattatctttaaatgatataaaagtTCTACTTATAGCAatacttttatattttaaagtaattttatttagtagtaTCGGTTGTCATATAACTCTAATAAtttgacaatgaaaatcaacaatcaaatttattttacaAGTACTAATTCAAAGGCAGATTTTCACgaattgagatcccctccaattgagaagaaattggagattctctaattgttaatcgtgaccatttattttaaattcaatggtctataaaatgtcaGTTACTTTTGTATAACCGAGGCATTAAATGCTGACTTTTGTTTTACTGAGGTTTAAGTAATTTTATAgactattaaatttaaaatgaaggaccACAATTAACAATAGGAGAATCTTCTATTTCTCtccaattggaggggatccggatccgaTTTCGCATCATCAACTTAATAACAAGTCCTAATTAAGAATATTGTTTGCTGCCCTATGACATAAAAACAGAGCTAGCTAAGAGATCCACAACATTATCGGAGGCTCCTCATGCTACAATCATATTGTTTTATTTAGTAGGCACTTTATAATTGGATCATAATCTATTGAAATTCTTAGGGAATTtcagtttctaaaattttagataTAAACGTTCATTTTTCATTCAATGATCATTGTTCTACCATGTatctcactactaataaaataataaaataataaaacaataaacctttggatggaaaatgaaaagcctaaatctaaaatttcagaaactaaaattttcctaaaaatttcAGTAGATCTAGATCCCACTTTATTAAGAATTGGTgtcaaaataatagaaaattagaagtcattaatattattgaaaaataataataataaaataaaataattgatttatttttttattttttataaaaaataaataaaaacataagaatTCGActaaaaaaaagatgaaaaagggTAGGAAAACCACCCACGTGTGCTCTACATTACATgcaatcttctttattttccacCGATAAAGAAGCttatcttttatcttcttttttaatctattaTAACTATCTAATAAGCACAATCCTAAATCTACCACAATTCCAATCACAATCCTATATCaatcacaattatatatattaaatatataattaatccaAAATCAGACGTCGAAAGGGACTTCATATTCCTTTCACTCTATAAATACGCGCCACCCCCTCTACAGCAGACCCATTACACAGAGATGGAGTGCAGTATCTGTAAATCAGAGAATCTGCCGGAGAGTGGGACTGTGGGAGTGGCACAACGGTAATTAATGGGGCTTGCTATGACGTTGTTCGGAAGCTAATCGATCTGATGCGAGAGGCAAGTGGAAGTGGAAGTGGAAGTGGTAGAACACCAAATTCGTCTCAGGCAAGCAGCTCTATCTACTTTATTTCATCGCTTGATTTCTTCCTATTTTCATGAAATTTAGTTCTTGATTTGATTCTCCGGATTTATATGATTTGATTAATTACCGTAAATTAAGATATTTAgtttgtatttaaaatttagGTTAATTACTTTGTAGAACCTaggttttaggtttttatttttatttttttctatctaGATTTCAATTAGTATCACAATGAATAATAATTCAATATCTCTATCACTATTCCGTCAACCAAAGTAAAGAACGACCATGAGATGATTTCGGCCACCACTGAGGCTCGATGGCTGAACCACTCTTAAGGTTCTTAGGGTAGTTTGGCCAACTCCAATGGCTAAAAAGGAGTGGTTGAAACCACTCACTACCACAGGGTAGTCGAAACCACCTCCATTGTAATCTATGAGTTTGACGAGACTACTAAACTGGTAGTCAAGTACCGtgattggaaaaaataaaataaaaacttgaaacCCTAGATactaaaaagtaattaacccttaaaattattcaaatatgtGTAAAGCTTGAACATTGTAActtatctcatttttattttcttttatctgcttttcattttatatttccaTAGCATTATATTTTC
This genomic interval from Corylus avellana chromosome ca3, CavTom2PMs-1.0 contains the following:
- the LOC132176537 gene encoding F-box protein At3g07870-like; this translates as MKRKRTSTASDAQNGDNEALEVANEEIRGWEDLPEPMFLTILLQFPMKTILICRCVCKPWRRHISSSQFAKLYSRKARACLMIRTNDPKLVSRTIHLVDLEHDNFDLGCSFCDAGCPQCDLHVNVKLDTKVKLPLRDAKMVLNSKDDASEKLNPKGGVRRKCFIASKDLKDHKFGIVNMCEGLLCLSEPKQNNPVVVCNPMTGEFIKLPEASKAEKPREKIDSVMGFSPRTKQYKVIRIFTQQICDPVSGRKEYEDKVAEIHTLGTRSWRRVESTTFMLYGVKFPTYLNGAVHWFRPDFRKADSKIVSFDVYNEQFQLIPAPPYKYNSFGHKNIDLVSMGVLNGHLCICDASEFGLIRIWVMKENGVPESWTKVFSIDTENEQRWPQGLYHPLRKFKNGAILMYHARNCLLYYDPSRKEHKYFKVRGSESNFEVAVCIPSFSSFKDAVMGDNVEVLNVKSRCAKFELREEVKPLFLVEENSDLGSDFYSSSEESC